GTGGTCTCTACGCGGTCCGCGGAACGGATAAGGCCGATCGGACGGCGATCGCGCGGTCCGGTGTCGATGTCTGGGGCGTCCGAGGCGACACCCTGACCTTCGCCGCGGATTCCGCGCAGGCGCAGGCATTGCGCGGTCAGGGCTTCGAGCTGGAGAAGGTCGGTGACGTCGACGCTCTGCTCGCCGAGCGCAATCCCGACGTGCGGACCGCGGTCGACGAATTCCCGCCCGGCGACGAGGGCTACCACACCTACACCGAGCTCACCGAGGTGCTGGAGCAGGCCGTCGCCGACCACGCAGACATCGCCTCGCTGTCGAGCGTGGGCGACTCGTACGAGGGTCGCGCGCTGCACCTGATCAAGATCAGCGACAACGTCGCGCAGGACGAGGACGAACCCGAGGTGCTGTTCACGTGCAACCAGCACGCCAGGGAACACCTGACCACGGAAATGTGCCTGCGGATCGTCGAGCGCTTCACCGACGAGTACGGCAGCGACCCCACGGTCACCGAACTCGTTAACACCCGCGAGATCTACGTCATCCCAACCGTCAACCCGGACGGCGCCGAGTACGACATCGAGGGCGGCCGGTACAAGGGCTGGCGGAAGAACCGGCAGGGCAGCGGCACCGACCTGAACCGCAACTGGGGCTACCAGTGGGGTTGCTGCGGTGGCTCCAGCGGCTCGCCGTCCAGCGAGACCTACCGCGGTCCGTCCGCGTTCTCCGCGCCCGAGACGGCGGCCGTCAAGGCGTTCGTCGACTCCAGGGTCGTCGGCGGCGTCCAGCAGATCAAGGCCCACCTCGACTTCCACAGTTACTCGGAGCTGGTCCTGTGGCCCTACGGCTACACGTACGACGACTCGAACGAGACGATGTCGCCCGAGGAGGCCGAGCGTTTCCGGGAAGTGGGCGAGGCGCTCGCGGCGAGCAACGGCTACACGCCGCAGCAGTCCAGCGATCTCTACATCACCGACGGCTCGATCAACGACTGGATGTGGGCCGAGCACGGCATTCTCAGCCTGACGTTCGAGATGTACCCGTCCGGCGGCGGTGGTTTGGACGGGTTCTACCCGCCCGACGAGCGCATCGAGCCCGAGACCGAGCGCAACGACGAGGCCGTGGAGATCCTGCTCACCGAAGCGGGTAACCAGGGCTGACGTCGACCGGACCGGGGGCGGTGGCGCGATCCGTCACCGCCCCTTTTCCCGTCCCGGAGTCACGAGGCGGTGCAGCGAGGGCACGGCGCGTCGACGTCCGGCACGAGGTGGTGGCACTCGGGGTGGAAGAACCGCCGGGACGCCCACCGGAGCGGCCCGACGACTCCGGCGACCAGCACGACCAGCCCGAGCAGCACCCAGCCCGTCACGAGGAGGGCCAGCCCGAAGGCGAACCCGCCGAGGACCGAGAGCGTCAGCCACATCGATGTCGAGTCCTCGGGGGACATCATGCGGCGCAGGGAGCGGTCCAGCAGTGGATCGTCCGTCCGCAGCTCCTTTTCCAGCAGCCGGAGATTCGCGAGTTCCTCCTCGGTCAGCGGCATTCGTTCACCCATGTGTTCATCCATTCGATCACCCGAGGAAAAATGCGCAGGCTCGACCCCGTCGGGATTCACGAGAACGAGCGTGCGACGGCGCGGACGTGCGAGATCCTCGGTCGAACCCGCTGGTGATCGCAATGGTGGTCGTCACAACACCGTTGTGGTGTCGATTCGATCGTTCCCGTCTCGGTGGCTGATCGAATTCACTGAGTGACCCGCGGAGTCGGTCGCTTTCGGTGATTTCGGGAATTCGACGTCGTGGTGGGTGGGTTCACTCCGGTTGCCGGTAGCGGGCGAGGTAGCGTGCCCGGATGTCGGCCTCCGCCTCGGCCTTGGCGGCGGCGCGGACGCGTTTGCCGGTGCCGTAGTCGTAGCCGTGCTTGCTCAGGCGGTGTTCGGCGTTCTCCTCGGCGAAGGCGAACGAGTAGAAGTAGCCCACGAGGAGGGCCAGGAGTACGAGGCTCAGTCGCAGCCCCAGCGGTCCGGGCAACAGCAGCCACAGCGCGCTCAGCGGACCGACGAGGAAGGTCGTGCGCAGGCCATGTCGCCAGAGCCAGGTCTTGCTCGTGACGTCGTGCAACACCCATTCCCGGTACGACTCGGGGAGGCGTCCTCCGAGGGCGTACCACAACCAGCGGTGCGGGCCGGGGCGGCGCGGCGTACGTGACATGGTCAGCACCCTAACATTTAGCGTGCTAATTAATTAGGATGGTGTGATGCAGATCGACCTGGGAGAGAACCCGCTGGCGCTCGAGAGGCAGGTGTGTTTCGCGCTCTCGGTCGCCTCCCGCAGCGTCATCGGGCTGTATCGGCCGCTGTTGAAGCCCTACGGGCTGACCCATCCGCAGTACTTGGTGCTGTTGGCGTTGTGGGACCGCGAGCCGCGGAGCGTGAAGGCGCTCTGCGAACTCCTGTGTGCGGAACCCGCGACGTTGTCGCCCCTGCTCAAACGCCTGGAAGCGCTCGGGTACGTCAGTCGTCGACGGGATCGGTCGGACGAGCGGTCGCTGTCGGTCGAACTGACGGAGGCGGGTCGGGCGCTGCGGACCGAGGCCGAGAAGATCCCGTATCGGATCGTGGAGCGGCTGGGGATGGAAGTCCGCGAGCTGGAGGAACTGCACACGATGCTGGGCAAGGTCATCGAGGCTACGCGCCGCGCGCCGACTCCCGGCGAGTGACCGTGTCCGCAGCCTGTGCGCGCGTGTCCGCAGGCTGTGTACGGGTGTTTGCAGTTGCCGTACGTCACCGGGGAGGCTTGCGTACAGCAAGTGCGAACACACGTACGTGAAGTGCGGACACGCGCGCGTAACTTGCGGACACGGCGTCAGGGGGAGACGCCCAGATCGGTGCCCTTGGGTTCCTTGATCGCCGCGGCTCCGGCGAAGGACACCACGCACAGCACCATGATGTAGATGCCCACGGAGCCCGACCAGCCGGTGTTCTGCATCAGCAGTTCGGCGATCGTCGGCGCGAACGCCCCGCCGAGGATCGCGCCGAGGGCGTAGCCGATCGACACGCCGGAGTACCGTACCGACACCGGGAAGAGCTCCGCGTACATCGCCGACATGGGGCCGTACGACAGTCCGAGCCCGAACGTGAGGACGAAGATAGCAAGGGTGAAGACGACGATGTTCCCGAGGTCGATGAGCGCGAACAGCGGAACCATCCACACGAACACGAACGCGTATCCGATCTGGAAGGTCCTCACGCGACCGATGCGATCGGACAGTGCCCCGCCGTAGAGGGTGAACACCAGCCATCCCAATGCCGCGACCACGGTGGCGAGCAGCACCGAGGGCCTCGGCAGTCCGAGCTCGGCCGTGCCGTAGGAGATGAAGTACGCGATGACGAGGTACCCCGCGGCGTTGTTGGCCACGAACACCAGCGCGGTCAGCAACACTTCCTTGGCATTGCGGCGGAAGAGGTCCCGAAGCGGCGCCGACGACTCCTTCTTGCGCCGCAACATCTCCTGAAAGACCGGGCTTTCCTCCACGGAACGCCGGATGAGGTAGCCCAGCCCCACCAACATCACGGACAGCAGGAACGGCACCCGCCATCCCCATGCCTCGAACTGTTCGGGAGTGGTCACACTCGTCGTCACCCACAGCACACCCGTGGCCAGAACCAGTCCAATGGGGACACCGATCTGCGGGTAGGCGCCGAACAGGCCGCGCCGGTTCACGGGCGCGTGTTCCACCGCCATGAGGGCGGCGCCGCCCCACTCACCGCCCGCCGAGAAGCCCTGGACGATACGCAGCGACATCAGCACGATCGGTGCCGCGAGCCCGATGTCGGCGTAGGTGGGCAACAGGCCGATGAGAGCGGTCGCGCCCCCCATCGTCACCAGCGTGAACACCAGCATCTTCTTACGACCCAGCTTGTCTCCGTACCGTCCCGCGACGATGGCTCCGAGTGGCCGGAACAGGAAGCTGATGCCGATGGTGGCCAGTGAGATGACCGTGGCGAGGCCGGGGGACGTCTCGCCGACCGGCGCGAAGAACAGGGGGGCGAGCACCAGGCTCGCGGCCTGGGCGTAGATGAAGAAGTCGTACCACTCGATCGAGGTGCCGGCAAGGGTGCTGAGCAACACCTTGCGTTCCTCGGTCGACAGTGGCCTCCGTTCGGAAACCGACAGCGGTGCGGCCATGGGGAACTCCGTTGTTCGGGGAGGCAGCAGGTGCGCAGATACTAAGCACAGAACTCACCGCGCGTCAGCCCCCGCGGGTCACCGATGTTCGCGCGACGAACGTGACGCGACGGTCTTCCGTTCCGCTGGTTCGCGCTCTAGTCTCTGGAACGGAAAGTAGTTAAGACGTTAACCATCGGAGGTGGCGTCGTGGGCCGGAAGGCGTTCGCCTCATCGGCGGATCTGGACGAGAAGGAACAGACGCTGGAGGTGCTCGCCGACGGCGTCTACGCGCTCACCGCGGAAGGCGACCCCAACGTCGGCGCGATCGAGGGCGAGGACTTCCTCGTCTGCTTCGAGGCGATGGCCACGCCGGTGGCCGCCCGTGAGTGGCTGGCCAAGCTCCGGGAGCACACCGACAAACCCGTGCGTTACCTGGTGTTGTCGCACTATCACGCCGTCCGCGTGCTCGGCGCGTCGGCTTTCGACGCCGAGGTGATCGTGGCCCACGAGAACACCCGCGCGCTCGTGGCCGAACGCGGACGCGAGGACTGGGAGAGCGAGTTCGCGCGGATGCCCAGGCTGGCCAAGGACGCGGACTCGGTGCCGGGGTTGACGTGGCCGACGTTGACGTTCTCCGACCGGCTCACCATCGACCTCGGTGGCGATCGTGGCGACCTCGTCCTGCAGTACTGTGGTCGCGGGCACACCGAGGGCGACATCGTGGCGTGGTTGCCGAAGCACCGTGTGCTGTTCGCGGGTGATCTCGTGGAGGCCGAGGCCGCGCTGTACACGGGGGACGCCTACCACCGCGACTGGGCTTCCTCGACTTTAGACCGAGTGAAGGCCTTCGGTGCCGACGCCCTCGTCGGTGGGCGCGGCGCGGTGAGCCACGGCAGGGACGCCGTGGACGCCGCCATCGAACAGACTCGGGACTTCCTGCGCGTGATGATCCGAGAGGTCGGCGCCGTGCACCACGGCGGCGGAACCCTGAAGGAGGCGTTCGAACGCACGCGCGCGGCCCTGGCGCCGCGTTACGGGAAGTGGCCGATCTTCGAACACTGCCTCCCGTTCGACGTCTCGCGCCTGTGGGACGAGTTGTCCGGCATCGAACGCCCCGTGATCTGGACCGCCGAACGTGACCGTGAGGTCTGGGACCTGTTGCAGGATTGAACCGACGGAGGCGATGACCGTGCGAGACCGCAGCGTGGCGGTGATCGGTAACGGCCCGGTGGGACAGACGACGGCGCTGCTGCTGGCGCGCTGGGGGATCCCCGTGGTGTTGCTGGACGGTCGTCCGGCTCGCGACCCGGTGGGGTCCAAGGCGATCTGCCAGCAGCGCGACGTCCTCGACGTGTGGGAGTCCGTGGGCGCGGGGCGCCGTATCGCGGATGAAGGTGTCACGTGGTCGACAGCGCGGACGTTCCATCGGGACACCGAGTTGTTCGCCCTCACCCTGCAGGACGCGGGCACGTCGGTGTTCCCGCCGTTCGTGAACATCTCGCAGTCGCGGGTCGAGGAGATCCTGGACGAGAAGATCGCCGAGCAGCCGCTCATCGACGTTCGCTGGGGGCATCGGGTCACGCGGATCGAGCAGGACGCCGACGCGGTCCGGCTCGTCACCGACACGGGAGCCAGCGTCGTCGCCGACTACGCGGTCGCCTGCACGGGCGCTCACTGCGAGGACCTACGGCGGTCGTTGGGGGTGCGGTTCGAGGGCCATTCGTTCGACGACCGCTTCCTCATCTGTGACATCCGCGCCGACCTCCCCGGATGGGCGCGGGAACGGCGTTTCTGGTTCGACCCCGTCTGGAACCCCGGACGGCAGGTGCTCATCCACCCCTGTCCCGACTCGACGTTCCGCATCGACTGGCAGGTGCCCGGAGACTACGACCTGGCCGAGGAGGAACGCAGCGGCGCGCTCCACGAGCGCGTCAGAGCCATCGTGGGGGAGGCCGACTACGAGATCCTGTGGAAGTCGGTGTACCGGTTCCACTCCAGGGTGGCCGACCGTCTGCGGGTGGGGCGGGTGCTGCTGGCCGGTGACTGCGCGCACCTCATGTCGCCGTTCGGCGCGCGCGGACTGAACTCGGGCGTGGCCGATGCCGAGAACGCCGCGTGGAAGCTCGCGTACGTGCTGCGCGGCTGGGCCGACGAGAGCCTGCTCGACACCTATCATGCCGAGCGGCACGCGGCGGCGGTGGAGAACCTCGACGTCACCACCGCGACGATGAACTTCCTCGTGCCCCACAACGCCGAGCAGCGAGCCCTTCGGGAGTCCGTCCTGGTGGGGGCGGCCACCGACCCCGCCCTGCGGGCACGGGTGGACTCCGGCCGGTTCTCCGAACCGTTCTGGTACGTGGACTCGCCGCTCACCACGCCGGATGTGACCCGCCCGTTCGCGGGGCGCCCACCGAGGGGGCAGGTTCCTCCACCGGGGCCGGGGATCCTCGTGCCCGACGTGCCGGTCTCGGCGCCCGGTGCCACCCGACTGCGGGAGCTGCTCCGCGACGGGTTCTGCGTGCTCGCGGCACGGGACGCCGAGCTGCCCGACGTGTCGTCGGTGCCCTGGCCGGTGCGGGTGGTGTCACTGCCCAAACTCGACCCGGACGGCGTGGTGTCCGACACGCTCGGGATGCGTCGCGGGGAGCTGTGGCTGGTGCGGCCCGACGCGTACACGGCCGCTGTCGTCACCGAGACCACGTCGTTGTTGGAGGCGATGCGACGCGCGGTCGGCGGCGCCCCAACCCCCGCATCGGTGTAATCCACATCGTGAGACACGGCCCCCGCGCGAATTAGCCTCACTGAGGTATATCGCAGGCTTTCGCGCTGGGAGTGTCCGTGTCCGCATCGACCGACCACACGTCGACCGGGGTGAGTCGCACCACCCTGCTCTTCTCGCCGACCTCCGTCGCGCCTTCGCCGCCGGAGCCGCTCGGCCGTGTGACGAAGGGGCCGCTCGTCGTCGCGGGACTGCTCGCGGTGGCGCTGAGCTGGTACGTCTGGTCGGTTCACGGCGCGAAGTTCGGCGCGCTGCTGGTGATCGGGCTCTTCCTCGGTGTGGCGTTGTTCCACTCGCGGTTCGGGTTCACCTCGGCGTGGCGGCAGTTGATAGCCGTGGGCAACGGGGAGGGGCTGCGGGCCCACGCGCTGCTTTTGGGGACCGCCACCACCCTCATCGCGTTGGTGATGGTCAGCGGCGCGGGACTGTTCGGCTCCACACCGTCGGCCTCGCCCGGAGCCATCGGGCTCCCGCTGTTCGTCGGGGCGGCGTTGTTTGCCATCGGCATGCAGATCGGCGGGGCGTGCGCGTCGGGCACGCTGTTCGCGGTCGGCTCGGGGCAGTCGACGATCGTGTTCACCCTCGGCGGATTCATCGTGGGCTCGGTGTTCTACACGTGGGCTTTTCCCGCGTTCGACGGGTGGCCGGAGGTGCCGGGGGTGCTGCTGTCCGACCACCTCGGTTGGTTCGGCAGCTGGGCGGTCACGATCGCCGCGCTGCTCGCCGTCGTGGTGGTGAGTCGTCTCGTCCAGGCTCGGCGCAACCCGCCGCCCCTCGCGCCCGTACCGTCCGCCCGAGGTATCGCCCGAGTCGTGCGGGGGTCGTGGCCGAAGCTGGTCGGCGCCGTCGTGCTCGGTGCGCTGGCCGCCGCCGTGATGGTGGTCTCCGGAGGTATTTGGGGCGTCACCACGGCGTTCGCGCTGTGGGGTGCCAAGCTCCTGCAGGTGCTCGGCCTGCACCCCGAGACCTGGGAGTTCTGGCAATCCGACCGTTACGCCGAGATGCTGGCGAACCCGGTGCTGACCGAGAAGACCAGCCTCACCAACATCGGCATCATCCTCGGCGCGGCCGTCGCCGCCGCGGCGGCCGGTGCCTGGAAGCTGCACACCACGATTCCGTGGCGCACCGCGCTGGGAGGTGTGCTCGGCGGCATTCTCATGGGCGTGGGAGCGAGGCTGGCCGGCGGTTGCAACATCGGCGCCTACCTCGGCGGCATTTCCACGGGTAGCCTCCACGGGTGGCTGTGGGCGGTGTTCGCGCTCGCCGGAACGTGGGTGGGTGTGAAGTTGCGGCCACTATTCGGGCTCGGTGTTCCCAAGCCCTCCGACAGCGTGTGCTGAAAGGGGCCCGGCTTTGTGGGCCGGGCACCTCGGCCCACCGGATTCGGGACGGGTGCCTCCGCGGCACGCCCCACTCGGTGTGGCCGTGGAACTGGCCGGTGGGATCGCTGTTCTCGGCGACGGCCCAGTCGACCGCCTCGATGAGCATGCCCGACGAGGTACGTCCGGAGCCGCTGGGCGCGCCGATGCCCCGGCGGCGATGGGAAGAGGGCGGCCTCGGGCAGGACGTCGGGGCGTGTCGGCGACTTCGGGACGAAAGCGGCGAAACCGCCGATAACGCCCGCGATCGTGACCAAGATCATGATTACGGGCGGTGACCATCCGAGGTCGATATGCTCTGTGTCACATCTCTGTGACGCAATGTAGTACCTCGACTTCCAGGGAGGACACCGCCCATGTTCAAACGGTTGCTCAGTGCGTTCGGTGTCGGCGGTCCGTCCGTCGACACGGTGCTGGACACCCCTCACGTCGTACCGGGACAGGTCCTCACCGGAAGCGTGCGGATCCAGGGCGGGAGCGCCGACGCGGAGATCGGTGAGATCGCGCTGTCATTGGTGACCCGGATCGAGGTGGAAAGCGGGGACAGCGAGTTCACCGGCACGGGCGAGTTCCAGCGGGTCGTGGTCGGGCACGGGGTGCGAGTTCCCGCGGAACAGCTCGTCGTCGTGCCCTTCCGGCTCGACATTCCGTGGGAGACGCCGATCACCGCCGTGAGCGGTCATCAGCTGCCCGGTATGACGGTGGGCGTGCGCACGGAACTGGTGATCGCCGGAGCGCCGGACAAGGGCGACCTCGACCCGGTGGAGGTGCATCCGTTGCCGTCGCAGGACGCCGTCCTCGAGGCGTTCGGCGAGCTGGGGTTCCACTTCCACAGCGCCGACGTGGAGGCCGGACGGATCTACGGGGTGCCGCAGCAGCTCCCGTTCTTCCAGGAGTTGGAGTTCTACCCGCCCGCCGCGTTCGCGGGGCGGCTGAACCAGGTGGAACTCACTTTCGTCGCCACTCCCCACGACCTCCACGTGGTCCTGGAGGCGGACAAGCGTGGCGGACTGTTCCGACAGGGCGGTGACATGTTCGGTCGGTTCGCGACCTCGCACGCCGAGGCGGGAAACCGCGACTGGACGGGGTTGATCGGGCAGTGGCTCGAACAGGCCGCGGAGCGCGGCCCCTCGGTCTACCACGGAGACCCGGCGTTCGGGGAGTACCCCGGTCCCTACGGGCAGCCGGCCCCCTATGCCCACCCCGACCAGTACCACCACGAGCGCCGGGGTCCCGGCATGGGCGGGGTCATCGCGGGCGCGGCCGCCGGGGTCGTCGGCGGCCTGGTGATGGGCGAGGTGATGGAGGAGATCTTCGAGGGGGACGAGGAGGAAGACTTCGAGGACTGAGGTCGCCGGGCCGGGGTGCCGGCCCCGGCGCGGAGCGTGGTCGGCGGATCACTGACGTCGTGCACCGTGCGGTGGTCTCCGGGGACTCGGTGGCGGGAAAGCATCGAAGTGTTCGAATTGCGGTTGGGCGAGATTCGGTCGGATGCCACCGTAACGGTGTGAAAACGATGTGTTCCGCCGAGCCGGTGGGTGCGGCCGGGCGATTTCGTCACCCGGCCGGGACGCGTGAGCGCCCACGCGGTGCGCGGGCTACTGTTCGACGGGCTTGCGAGGACGGTTGACCGTCGCGGTGCGCGGGGAGCCCTGGGCCGCGGGGACGCGGGTGCGCGCGGCCGCCCTCCCGGTAGTGGGGTTCCCGGCGTCGGGGGCGTTGAACGTCTGCTTGATGCTGTCGAACAGTGTGACCACCGCGCGAGCGGCGGGCAGCAACATTTGTCCTTGGGGGGTCAACCTTGCTCCGGTGGAGTCCCGAGTGAACAGCTTCGCGCGGAGACTGGTTTCCAGACACTTGATCTGGTAGCTGATCGCGGGCTGTGAGTAGCCCAGTGCCTCGGCCGCGAGGTCCATTCGTCCGGCCTCGGCGATCGACACGAACGCGCGGAACTGTCGCTCGTCCATTCCATGCTCCAAACTCTCGTCGGTACAGGAGGATTGGTCGGGGCTCGATGCGCTAGCTCCGCGTTCTCGCGGGCGCGCTTCGACGGAACGCCGGGGCACAGCGGGGGACGCCGTCGGTTGGGGGCGGGCGCCTTACGGCTGTGGTTTTCATACCTTTTGCCATCCCTGTCCTAATGGCGGTCGGTGAGCGGCACCAAGGAAACCGCACGGTGTGATGACCATGCCAGCGCTTGTGATGGCCGGAAAGGGTCACGGCGTGTCAGGAACGGGACATAACCAACCTTCGGGTTCGCCCGAATGGACCAATCTGTGAATAATTCTCGTACTCGGAGTGTCGTCGGGGTTCGCGCGGTGCCCGAGTGAGCCGCCTCCGTCCGATGTGACATTGAGTTACGGAGCTGCGGCCCGAGGTGCGACGAATGGCGCAACGGCGTTCGACCGAACGTTCTCTTTTCCTGCTCCGAACGGCGGTCTCATGGTCGTGGGTTCGAATCTCGGTGGACACGGAGCGAGACAAAACGTCCCTTGACTGTCCTCAAAGGACAAATTTGTCGCGGGTGCGGCGATGACACTGTGAGTACTGCTCGTCGACCGTGCGGTGCTGCTTGCCGAACGGTGCCCCTCGCCCAGTGGAACCGAGCGGTGGGTACGTACGTCGAACGGTGGCGAAAGCCTCAGGCGAGACC
The window above is part of the Saccharomonospora glauca K62 genome. Proteins encoded here:
- a CDS encoding M14 family metallopeptidase, which encodes MGSLRRGITAAAGLLLLASAVPAGAAQHDGDRGLYAVRGTDKADRTAIARSGVDVWGVRGDTLTFAADSAQAQALRGQGFELEKVGDVDALLAERNPDVRTAVDEFPPGDEGYHTYTELTEVLEQAVADHADIASLSSVGDSYEGRALHLIKISDNVAQDEDEPEVLFTCNQHAREHLTTEMCLRIVERFTDEYGSDPTVTELVNTREIYVIPTVNPDGAEYDIEGGRYKGWRKNRQGSGTDLNRNWGYQWGCCGGSSGSPSSETYRGPSAFSAPETAAVKAFVDSRVVGGVQQIKAHLDFHSYSELVLWPYGYTYDDSNETMSPEEAERFREVGEALAASNGYTPQQSSDLYITDGSINDWMWAEHGILSLTFEMYPSGGGGLDGFYPPDERIEPETERNDEAVEILLTEAGNQG
- a CDS encoding DUF3040 domain-containing protein, with amino-acid sequence MGERMPLTEEELANLRLLEKELRTDDPLLDRSLRRMMSPEDSTSMWLTLSVLGGFAFGLALLVTGWVLLGLVVLVAGVVGPLRWASRRFFHPECHHLVPDVDAPCPRCTAS
- a CDS encoding DUF5313 family protein; translated protein: MSRTPRRPGPHRWLWYALGGRLPESYREWVLHDVTSKTWLWRHGLRTTFLVGPLSALWLLLPGPLGLRLSLVLLALLVGYFYSFAFAEENAEHRLSKHGYDYGTGKRVRAAAKAEAEADIRARYLARYRQPE
- a CDS encoding MarR family winged helix-turn-helix transcriptional regulator; this encodes MQIDLGENPLALERQVCFALSVASRSVIGLYRPLLKPYGLTHPQYLVLLALWDREPRSVKALCELLCAEPATLSPLLKRLEALGYVSRRRDRSDERSLSVELTEAGRALRTEAEKIPYRIVERLGMEVRELEELHTMLGKVIEATRRAPTPGE
- a CDS encoding MFS transporter, translating into MAAPLSVSERRPLSTEERKVLLSTLAGTSIEWYDFFIYAQAASLVLAPLFFAPVGETSPGLATVISLATIGISFLFRPLGAIVAGRYGDKLGRKKMLVFTLVTMGGATALIGLLPTYADIGLAAPIVLMSLRIVQGFSAGGEWGGAALMAVEHAPVNRRGLFGAYPQIGVPIGLVLATGVLWVTTSVTTPEQFEAWGWRVPFLLSVMLVGLGYLIRRSVEESPVFQEMLRRKKESSAPLRDLFRRNAKEVLLTALVFVANNAAGYLVIAYFISYGTAELGLPRPSVLLATVVAALGWLVFTLYGGALSDRIGRVRTFQIGYAFVFVWMVPLFALIDLGNIVVFTLAIFVLTFGLGLSYGPMSAMYAELFPVSVRYSGVSIGYALGAILGGAFAPTIAELLMQNTGWSGSVGIYIMVLCVVSFAGAAAIKEPKGTDLGVSP
- a CDS encoding MBL fold metallo-hydrolase, whose amino-acid sequence is MGRKAFASSADLDEKEQTLEVLADGVYALTAEGDPNVGAIEGEDFLVCFEAMATPVAAREWLAKLREHTDKPVRYLVLSHYHAVRVLGASAFDAEVIVAHENTRALVAERGREDWESEFARMPRLAKDADSVPGLTWPTLTFSDRLTIDLGGDRGDLVLQYCGRGHTEGDIVAWLPKHRVLFAGDLVEAEAALYTGDAYHRDWASSTLDRVKAFGADALVGGRGAVSHGRDAVDAAIEQTRDFLRVMIREVGAVHHGGGTLKEAFERTRAALAPRYGKWPIFEHCLPFDVSRLWDELSGIERPVIWTAERDREVWDLLQD
- a CDS encoding FAD-dependent monooxygenase encodes the protein MTVRDRSVAVIGNGPVGQTTALLLARWGIPVVLLDGRPARDPVGSKAICQQRDVLDVWESVGAGRRIADEGVTWSTARTFHRDTELFALTLQDAGTSVFPPFVNISQSRVEEILDEKIAEQPLIDVRWGHRVTRIEQDADAVRLVTDTGASVVADYAVACTGAHCEDLRRSLGVRFEGHSFDDRFLICDIRADLPGWARERRFWFDPVWNPGRQVLIHPCPDSTFRIDWQVPGDYDLAEEERSGALHERVRAIVGEADYEILWKSVYRFHSRVADRLRVGRVLLAGDCAHLMSPFGARGLNSGVADAENAAWKLAYVLRGWADESLLDTYHAERHAAAVENLDVTTATMNFLVPHNAEQRALRESVLVGAATDPALRARVDSGRFSEPFWYVDSPLTTPDVTRPFAGRPPRGQVPPPGPGILVPDVPVSAPGATRLRELLRDGFCVLAARDAELPDVSSVPWPVRVVSLPKLDPDGVVSDTLGMRRGELWLVRPDAYTAAVVTETTSLLEAMRRAVGGAPTPASV
- a CDS encoding YeeE/YedE family protein, with translation MSASTDHTSTGVSRTTLLFSPTSVAPSPPEPLGRVTKGPLVVAGLLAVALSWYVWSVHGAKFGALLVIGLFLGVALFHSRFGFTSAWRQLIAVGNGEGLRAHALLLGTATTLIALVMVSGAGLFGSTPSASPGAIGLPLFVGAALFAIGMQIGGACASGTLFAVGSGQSTIVFTLGGFIVGSVFYTWAFPAFDGWPEVPGVLLSDHLGWFGSWAVTIAALLAVVVVSRLVQARRNPPPLAPVPSARGIARVVRGSWPKLVGAVVLGALAAAVMVVSGGIWGVTTAFALWGAKLLQVLGLHPETWEFWQSDRYAEMLANPVLTEKTSLTNIGIILGAAVAAAAAGAWKLHTTIPWRTALGGVLGGILMGVGARLAGGCNIGAYLGGISTGSLHGWLWAVFALAGTWVGVKLRPLFGLGVPKPSDSVC
- a CDS encoding sporulation protein, with protein sequence MFKRLLSAFGVGGPSVDTVLDTPHVVPGQVLTGSVRIQGGSADAEIGEIALSLVTRIEVESGDSEFTGTGEFQRVVVGHGVRVPAEQLVVVPFRLDIPWETPITAVSGHQLPGMTVGVRTELVIAGAPDKGDLDPVEVHPLPSQDAVLEAFGELGFHFHSADVEAGRIYGVPQQLPFFQELEFYPPAAFAGRLNQVELTFVATPHDLHVVLEADKRGGLFRQGGDMFGRFATSHAEAGNRDWTGLIGQWLEQAAERGPSVYHGDPAFGEYPGPYGQPAPYAHPDQYHHERRGPGMGGVIAGAAAGVVGGLVMGEVMEEIFEGDEEEDFED
- a CDS encoding LysR family transcriptional regulator, translated to MDERQFRAFVSIAEAGRMDLAAEALGYSQPAISYQIKCLETSLRAKLFTRDSTGARLTPQGQMLLPAARAVVTLFDSIKQTFNAPDAGNPTTGRAAARTRVPAAQGSPRTATVNRPRKPVEQ